One window of the Chryseobacterium shigense genome contains the following:
- a CDS encoding trypsin-like peptidase domain-containing protein translates to MKSTLKKLLPFAVVGVVSGATTVGTIQYFGQHSNNGDPSYFTAAAPNASFVGMNTGVVGDDFVKASKTTVPAVVTIKNYQSRGTSRASEQDLFDFFFGDPLGGGGRGQQRQKQAPDNMPSGMGSGVIISPDGYIISNNHVVAGANKLEVVLSNKKSYIATLVGTDPNTDISLLKIEEKGLPYLNFANSDNIEVGQWVLAVGNPLGLNSTVTAGIVSAKGRGIGILGGQGKATNPIESFIQTDAAINPGNSGGALVNVNGDLIGINSAIQSTTGYYQGYGFAVPSNLARKIVEDIKKFGIVQRGFLGVSSLDLSNDQQVAAYNQQYKTSIKSGSGVYVTGFGDNSGAEDAGLKKGDIITKIDSYDITDFADLSMSIGSKRPGDKVQVTYSRNGKENTTTVTLKDQKGGTSTRTKADLSVTEKIGADFDPLNEKFKTEYGLNSGVVAKNVSEGSEMAKIGIVDNYIIIEINGKPVNSQKDVEKILDKYQGNVQVKFVDDYGRIYTKGFKMP, encoded by the coding sequence ATGAAGAGTACTTTAAAAAAACTATTACCATTTGCAGTAGTGGGAGTTGTCTCAGGAGCTACTACCGTTGGGACAATACAATATTTCGGTCAACATTCCAATAATGGCGACCCATCTTATTTTACAGCAGCCGCTCCAAACGCATCATTTGTAGGAATGAATACGGGGGTTGTGGGTGACGATTTTGTAAAAGCATCAAAAACAACGGTTCCGGCTGTTGTTACTATTAAAAATTACCAAAGCAGAGGAACGAGCAGAGCTTCAGAACAGGATCTGTTTGATTTCTTCTTCGGAGATCCTTTGGGAGGAGGAGGAAGAGGCCAGCAGAGACAGAAGCAGGCTCCGGACAATATGCCTTCAGGAATGGGATCCGGGGTGATTATTTCGCCGGACGGATACATTATCTCTAACAACCACGTTGTGGCAGGGGCTAATAAACTGGAAGTGGTTTTAAGCAATAAAAAATCTTATATCGCAACTTTGGTAGGAACAGACCCTAATACGGACATCTCACTATTAAAGATTGAAGAAAAAGGACTTCCTTATTTAAATTTTGCCAATTCAGACAATATTGAAGTAGGACAATGGGTACTTGCAGTAGGAAACCCGTTGGGATTAAACTCTACGGTAACTGCAGGAATTGTTTCTGCTAAAGGCAGAGGAATCGGAATCCTTGGAGGCCAGGGAAAAGCAACCAACCCAATTGAAAGCTTTATCCAGACCGATGCCGCCATTAACCCCGGTAACTCAGGAGGAGCGCTGGTAAATGTTAATGGTGACCTTATCGGTATTAACTCTGCCATCCAGTCTACCACAGGATATTATCAGGGGTACGGATTTGCCGTTCCTTCCAATTTAGCAAGAAAAATTGTTGAGGATATCAAGAAGTTCGGAATTGTACAGAGAGGATTCTTAGGAGTTTCATCATTAGATCTTTCCAACGATCAGCAGGTGGCTGCCTATAATCAACAGTATAAAACCAGTATCAAATCCGGTTCGGGGGTTTATGTTACAGGATTTGGAGATAACAGCGGCGCGGAAGATGCAGGTCTTAAAAAAGGTGACATCATTACTAAAATAGACAGTTATGACATTACTGATTTTGCTGATCTTTCCATGTCTATCGGAAGCAAGCGTCCTGGAGATAAAGTTCAGGTAACTTATTCAAGAAACGGTAAAGAAAACACAACTACAGTAACGCTGAAAGACCAGAAAGGAGGAACTTCAACAAGAACAAAAGCTGATCTGAGCGTCACTGAGAAAATAGGGGCAGATTTCGATCCGCTTAATGAAAAATTCAAAACAGAATATGGCCTGAATAGTGGCGTTGTTGCCAAAAATGTAAGCGAAGGAAGTGAGATGGCCAAAATCGGAATTGTAGACAATTACATCATTATAGAAATCAACGGTAAACCGGTCAATTCACAGAAAGATGTAGAAAAGATCCTTGATAAATACCAGGGTAATGTACAGGTGAAATTCGTGGACGACTACGGAAGAATCTATACCAAAGGATTCAAGATGCCTTAA